One bacterium genomic region harbors:
- a CDS encoding 6-bladed beta-propeller — MSYKIRAFVYVVIATSIIGTSGCRKNSAPDAPSMPATNTYSSIDTSWVDSTTCFYTSATDPEKEDVSYQFYWDDGTTSAWSEYFKSGDIIKMNYTYTISDTYAVKVKSRDIHKNESEWSQALVLKVLTKSAAPESVTIVPVIDTGVIEVSVQFVVRAVDPENDRVTFMCKWSLADSGWDTTTVASGAMDTLTHIYKETGLFVIKAKAKDRQGSVSVWSLPCSVTIVPPKKPPKPDVPIALEGPYIERFMHTPYWFYNQVIKSTPPTTIQFNWGNDSSLSVVGSVWDSITVITQLQNAYTTTGTFNVTTNAFDNWGQCSDTSASLAITISDNFVSCWDTDTCLGMAIYKDTLWVVDWTNHQVKMFNTAGVLLGTIGANTLKAPKYVAVDSSCVYVTDASTAFDEIHKIYVFNKNGTIKDTIGGKGSGENSEGKFYYPTGIAVDTGFIYVVDSFNKRIQKFTKTGTYVSKWGISAEAMGMKIYDNELYVAFHKGDAVQVFSTEGIYIRNIGTNAITAGKELDADGCLSVPCDVAVTADAVYVVEASHKSNNNRVQKFSKTGAFVNRWGEKGIANGQFKSPQGIVVDDAGNIYIVDTGNCRIQVFRP, encoded by the coding sequence ATGAGTTATAAAATAAGAGCGTTTGTTTATGTAGTAATAGCAACAAGTATAATAGGAACAAGTGGATGTAGAAAGAATAGTGCGCCGGATGCGCCTTCAATGCCGGCGACAAACACATATAGCAGTATAGATACAAGTTGGGTTGATTCAACAACTTGTTTCTATACATCCGCAACAGATCCGGAAAAAGAAGACGTTTCTTATCAATTTTACTGGGATGATGGAACGACTTCGGCTTGGAGCGAGTATTTTAAATCAGGAGATATCATAAAAATGAACTATACGTATACAATATCGGATACTTATGCCGTAAAAGTAAAATCGAGAGACATTCATAAAAATGAATCTGAATGGTCGCAGGCTCTTGTATTGAAAGTGCTTACTAAATCAGCTGCTCCGGAAAGCGTAACTATTGTGCCGGTTATAGATACCGGCGTGATTGAAGTATCCGTACAATTTGTGGTTCGCGCTGTTGACCCTGAAAATGATAGGGTGACTTTTATGTGTAAATGGAGTCTGGCAGATTCGGGCTGGGATACAACTACTGTAGCAAGTGGTGCAATGGATACGTTAACGCACATATATAAAGAAACAGGTCTTTTTGTAATTAAAGCAAAAGCAAAGGATAGACAGGGAAGCGTTTCGGTTTGGTCTTTGCCTTGCTCAGTAACTATAGTTCCCCCTAAAAAGCCACCTAAACCGGATGTTCCGATAGCGCTAGAAGGTCCTTATATTGAAAGATTTATGCATACCCCTTATTGGTTTTATAATCAGGTGATCAAGTCAACTCCACCTACTACAATTCAATTTAACTGGGGAAATGACTCCTCTTTGAGTGTTGTGGGAAGTGTATGGGATTCCATTACAGTGATAACGCAACTTCAAAATGCTTATACAACTACAGGTACTTTTAATGTAACAACTAATGCATTTGATAATTGGGGACAATGCTCCGATACAAGTGCTTCCCTTGCGATTACAATATCCGATAATTTTGTTAGTTGCTGGGATACGGATACCTGTTTGGGGATGGCAATATATAAAGATACATTGTGGGTAGTGGATTGGACAAACCACCAAGTAAAGATGTTTAACACTGCAGGTGTCTTGTTAGGGACAATAGGTGCAAATACTCTGAAAGCGCCTAAGTATGTGGCGGTAGATTCAAGCTGCGTATATGTAACAGATGCATCAACGGCATTTGATGAAATTCATAAAATATATGTATTTAATAAAAACGGGACAATAAAAGATACAATTGGAGGCAAAGGCTCGGGCGAAAACAGTGAAGGGAAATTTTATTATCCAACGGGCATAGCTGTGGATACAGGATTTATATATGTTGTGGATTCGTTTAATAAGAGAATACAGAAATTTACAAAAACCGGGACTTATGTTAGCAAATGGGGAATATCTGCAGAAGCGATGGGAATGAAAATATACGACAATGAATTATACGTTGCTTTTCATAAAGGCGATGCGGTTCAGGTATTTAGCACCGAAGGTATTTATATAAGAAATATCGGCACAAATGCTATAACTGCAGGGAAAGAACTTGATGCTGATGGTTGTTTGTCCGTTCCTTGCGATGTTGCAGTGACGGCAGACGCAGTTTACGTAGTGGAAGCAAGTCATAAATCCAATAATAACCGTGTGCAAAAATTTAGTAAAACCGGCGCTTTTGTAAACAGATGGGGTGAAAAAGGCATTGCTAATGGGCAGTTTAAGTCTCCACAGGGAATAGTAGTAGATGATGCCGGGAATATTTATATTGTAGATACAGGCAATTGTAGAATACAAGTATTCAGACCTTAA
- a CDS encoding biopolymer transporter ExbD, with the protein MKINKPKPVNPAIPTASMADISFLLIIFFILTTGFITEKGLQIVLPEKGQEVKIKKENIENIFINAAGQVMIGDMEVPLPDIKGRVENLLTANDSLIFSLTVDRKCQYDKVIKVFDQLKLANAERVAFAPPKEIEATK; encoded by the coding sequence ATGAAAATAAACAAACCTAAACCGGTTAACCCGGCAATACCGACGGCATCTATGGCAGATATCTCGTTTTTGTTGATTATTTTCTTTATTCTTACAACCGGGTTTATTACGGAAAAAGGATTACAAATTGTTTTGCCGGAAAAAGGGCAGGAAGTAAAAATCAAGAAAGAAAATATAGAGAACATCTTTATAAATGCGGCCGGGCAAGTTATGATAGGAGATATGGAAGTTCCTTTGCCTGATATAAAAGGGAGAGTGGAAAACCTTCTTACCGCGAATGATTCTCTGATATTCTCTTTAACCGTAGATAGAAAATGTCAATACGACAAAGTAATAAAAGTATTTGACCAGTTAAAGCTTGCGAATGCGGAAAGAGTTGCATTTGCTCCGCCCAAAGAGATAGAGGCGACAAAATAA
- a CDS encoding WbqC family protein: protein MVISCHQPNYIPWAGYFCKMKESDIFVLLDSVQFPRGVCKGTSWVNRNRIKTSNGELWLTVPVKKKGKGLQIIKDVEINNNTDLPDPPQADWRKKHFLSLWHFYKKAPYFNEYIDFFEHIYNTHWDKLVELNVAIIKQISIWLDIKAQINCSSELGLTTNKTQLLVDICNYFKADTYIAGAGGAKYMDLSLFENSKIKVRDYRFRGVPYPQFWGNFVPNLSVVDILFNCGKKGFEMQIPPWRDREVESL from the coding sequence ATGGTAATTAGTTGTCATCAACCTAATTATATCCCGTGGGCAGGATATTTTTGTAAGATGAAGGAATCCGATATATTTGTATTGTTGGATTCCGTTCAATTTCCAAGGGGAGTATGCAAGGGAACTTCGTGGGTGAACCGTAATCGTATAAAAACTTCAAATGGCGAGTTGTGGCTTACCGTACCTGTGAAAAAGAAAGGCAAAGGCTTACAAATTATCAAAGACGTAGAGATAAACAATAATACTGACCTGCCTGATCCGCCTCAGGCGGACTGGAGAAAAAAACATTTCTTAAGCTTATGGCATTTTTATAAAAAAGCACCTTATTTTAATGAGTATATAGATTTTTTTGAGCATATTTATAATACTCACTGGGACAAACTTGTGGAGTTAAACGTTGCAATTATAAAACAGATAAGTATATGGCTGGATATAAAAGCACAAATAAATTGCAGTTCAGAACTTGGGTTGACAACAAACAAGACACAATTGCTTGTGGATATTTGTAATTATTTTAAGGCGGATACTTACATTGCCGGAGCAGGTGGGGCTAAGTATATGGATTTATCCTTATTTGAAAATTCAAAAATAAAGGTAAGGGATTATCGTTTTAGAGGCGTTCCGTATCCTCAATTTTGGGGAAATTTTGTTCCGAATTTATCCGTAGTTGACATTTTGTTTAATTGTGGTAAAAAAGGATTTGAAATGCAAATTCCGCCTTGGCGGGACAGGGAGGTAGAATCATTATGA
- a CDS encoding PorV/PorQ family protein produces the protein MKKFIFPVIVLLSIPIASFGFRLGGCSAPFLTIGGGTRALALGGAYSAFAEGVEAIYWNPAGIAKLRGIGADFVYANLFPGSGISVNNLAITIPAGDGTIGVSTTSLLSGEMLYQPDIVETSLPVYFSANSFAVGISYARRMTDKFNAGMTFKVINQYAYNTSVSAPGWACDVGGTYNTKVNTLKLGFEGASINFSDLRFGFMIQNFGPDIAFSGERLRFYYTYDDASQSSDLAAMWLPTKDPLPLSFQFGIAVNTLNTKDYRVTLMSDLVNVLDQPTTFGFGIEAGMSDKYFIRVGYTGKNNIWDGNSQTGDATIGNLMGRAIERFNEGYTAGFGIVNKFAGTKDITVDYTYQSHKYLHGIHRIGLGFSL, from the coding sequence ATGAAAAAGTTTATTTTTCCTGTAATAGTACTGTTGTCTATTCCTATTGCAAGTTTTGGGTTTAGGCTTGGCGGATGCAGCGCGCCTTTTTTAACGATTGGTGGAGGAACAAGAGCTCTTGCGCTCGGAGGAGCTTATTCTGCATTTGCAGAAGGAGTCGAGGCTATTTACTGGAATCCGGCAGGCATTGCTAAACTTCGTGGTATTGGAGCAGATTTTGTTTATGCAAATCTGTTTCCCGGTTCAGGTATAAGCGTTAATAATCTGGCTATTACTATACCTGCAGGAGACGGGACAATTGGAGTAAGCACAACGTCTTTGTTGTCGGGCGAGATGCTATACCAGCCTGACATCGTGGAAACATCTCTCCCGGTGTATTTTTCGGCAAATAGTTTTGCAGTCGGTATTTCATATGCAAGAAGAATGACGGATAAATTTAACGCGGGCATGACTTTTAAAGTTATAAATCAATATGCGTATAATACATCCGTTTCCGCACCCGGATGGGCTTGCGATGTCGGAGGAACCTATAATACTAAAGTCAACACCCTTAAACTTGGTTTCGAGGGTGCAAGTATAAACTTCAGCGATTTACGCTTTGGGTTTATGATTCAGAATTTTGGACCTGATATTGCATTCAGCGGAGAAAGGCTAAGGTTTTATTATACGTATGATGATGCTTCGCAATCTTCCGATCTTGCTGCTATGTGGTTGCCTACAAAAGACCCGTTGCCTTTGAGTTTTCAATTCGGAATTGCCGTTAATACTTTGAATACGAAAGACTATAGAGTTACCTTAATGAGCGACCTTGTCAATGTTCTTGACCAACCAACTACTTTTGGGTTCGGGATAGAAGCAGGTATGAGCGATAAGTATTTTATTCGCGTTGGATATACCGGAAAAAATAACATATGGGATGGAAATAGTCAAACAGGTGATGCCACAATAGGTAATCTTATGGGACGGGCGATAGAAAGATTTAATGAAGGATATACTGCAGGTTTTGGAATAGTTAATAAGTTTGCGGGAACAAAAGATATAACAGTTGATTATACCTATCAGTCGCATAAATATTTGCACGGAATTCATAGAATAGGACTTGGTTTTAGCCTATAG
- a CDS encoding DUF6263 family protein, with product MKRFTAVAVLLFSLGCANKAAIETGKPVESVLLKSKFVPDDTTFYKQSTTSNMTMEMRGVSQTIDMNIETELLYVVKDTGEVTKMDIVFNKVDNSVRMGDNVSNNKEANTLQGKTITLNMDRKGKVSKVEGLEGIDFFRKSLGKPEEQFGSQFDFLPDKEVNTNDSWTVESDIQKTTYMFTGTENKEGFECAKISIKGELNVEKPLEMPGVKAKIKLKGTFTGNNWFAVKEGKLIESKISTSMEGEQEIQKESTSMKIPVYIDQTVNVKYQKLNIKDQN from the coding sequence ATGAAAAGATTCACGGCAGTTGCAGTTTTGTTGTTTTCTCTTGGGTGTGCAAATAAAGCGGCGATTGAAACGGGAAAGCCCGTGGAAAGCGTTTTGCTTAAGTCTAAGTTTGTGCCCGACGATACTACTTTTTACAAACAAAGCACTACCTCCAATATGACAATGGAAATGCGAGGTGTTTCGCAAACAATAGATATGAATATAGAAACCGAGCTTTTATATGTTGTTAAAGATACCGGGGAAGTTACAAAAATGGATATCGTTTTTAATAAAGTTGATAATTCGGTTAGAATGGGAGATAATGTAAGCAACAATAAAGAAGCGAATACTTTACAAGGAAAAACAATTACTCTTAATATGGACAGGAAAGGCAAAGTATCTAAAGTAGAAGGACTTGAGGGAATAGATTTTTTCCGTAAATCCCTTGGAAAGCCTGAAGAACAATTCGGCTCACAATTTGATTTTTTGCCGGATAAAGAAGTTAACACAAATGACAGTTGGACGGTGGAATCGGACATTCAAAAAACAACTTATATGTTTACGGGTACGGAGAATAAAGAAGGATTTGAGTGTGCTAAAATATCCATTAAAGGAGAACTTAACGTTGAAAAACCCCTGGAAATGCCGGGAGTTAAGGCAAAAATAAAACTGAAGGGAACGTTTACGGGAAACAATTGGTTTGCGGTGAAAGAAGGAAAGCTAATAGAATCAAAAATCTCCACTTCAATGGAAGGCGAACAGGAAATTCAGAAAGAATCAACTTCTATGAAAATACCGGTTTATATTGACCAGACCGTGAATGTGAAATATCAAAAATTAAATATCAAAGATCAAAATTAA
- a CDS encoding MotA/TolQ/ExbB proton channel family protein: MGGMVAYWKAGGVFMWPLLGCIIMGGAFIIERIIYFALAKVDANNFMIELKAIIKKDNVDKGIAYCKTNRSPAARVAETALIAYKRVGPNKMLIEDEIVRTGNTELLYLDRGMPIIAAVISIAPVLGFLGTVSGMIHAFQAIAIAGEVEPTLVATGISEALITTAVGLSIAFPVQSFHVFFTMKSNTHINDMNNTSGDVVSFLIEEKP, encoded by the coding sequence ATGGGTGGAATGGTAGCGTATTGGAAAGCTGGCGGAGTTTTTATGTGGCCTTTACTTGGTTGTATAATAATGGGAGGGGCTTTCATAATAGAGAGGATAATATATTTTGCATTGGCAAAAGTAGATGCGAACAACTTTATGATAGAGCTGAAAGCTATTATTAAAAAAGATAACGTAGACAAAGGAATTGCATACTGCAAAACCAATCGTTCTCCTGCGGCACGAGTTGCAGAGACAGCGTTAATTGCATATAAAAGAGTGGGACCGAATAAAATGTTAATAGAGGACGAAATTGTAAGAACCGGGAATACGGAACTTTTGTATCTTGACCGTGGAATGCCCATAATTGCTGCGGTAATTTCAATAGCTCCTGTACTCGGGTTCCTTGGAACGGTTTCGGGTATGATTCATGCATTCCAGGCAATAGCTATAGCAGGGGAAGTTGAGCCTACGCTTGTCGCGACCGGTATTTCGGAAGCATTGATAACTACAGCGGTAGGATTATCGATAGCGTTTCCGGTGCAAAGTTTTCACGTGTTTTTTACGATGAAAAGCAATACACACATTAATGATATGAACAACACAAGTGGTGACGTCGTATCGTTTTTAATAGAAGAAAAACCATAA
- a CDS encoding TonB-dependent receptor — MARRFIILSIFLVFASALFAQTTGKIKGKVTDASTGEAMPFANVYIEGTTMGAATNMDGEYVILNVPVGTYALVASVIGYANSKVNDVKISVNMTTTINFKLSTSVIKGEEVVVTAKRPVIERDMTSSGKRMSGKEITQTATKNYQEVVASQAGASETKGRSAGLHIRGGRSDEVVYIVDGINTTDPVNGQAGAIVDNNAISEMLLISGGFDAEYGKAMSGVVNIVTNEGSVKPSGTLKYTTDGIFPRSKNLLSSLLLKDTMPVKDTLGKTITQVINSDVIFNQGNNFGYNDISFTYGGPVFKMKKFNFFTSLGYNGYSPSHLPHTDNMQQRGTFKLSYKINNKMKTTLSSNYGYTEGHGYSHYFSRGAWEEDVAFYNKGNSQVNIKFNHSINSKTFYNVNIGRFNTYTNSASQREVADSSFLGKVFGRHTCRDYREFREIGTGLPWVSLAYDSGWYNPKTKEWRTVGGIEWSAEKAWRCYYENVAHWGHTDVETGEWLWNEGLKATDIRDAYVSRYYQNTSYGVGKDSTVLTEDDNIIYEIDDTTFIYSHRFNLGNYIEDVRKYIGDTTGTFDADSFEPSGNLSMMRYNDDEWNIFGYYFDPRWNSRNTVRWAGNFQMTSQMNKYNEVKVGGEFEKYELKYTSLVFMNTNPFIDYYNKKPITAAAYMSDKIEYEDMVLKLGIRADYFNPVDSFYIRMDSLQAGKEEVSAKYDFSPRFGISYAVSDKAVMYANYGHFFQPLNFADIYQNLDADITNGWPTIGNPNLPPQKEIMYETGFKYAMTPDFAVDISGYFKDIKTLLTTRSMTTVFKKKLASYTVYELYDFAVVKGFEIAFIKRASEYLSGSLSYGYQQARGTGSSKGEAFELYQYSGSGAPPNREFPLEFDIPHTIKSNLNFYLPEGFGPGIMGVKLLSDLNTNVQFGYSTGAPYTPSDAKAGTGEIGSRRMPAVVTTDMRMDKGFLVGGKRLSIFMTVNNLFNIKNVLYVYTSSGRGDIPGFPTAYDSTYWAGLYNNYLNESDGYRELFGYTSAKDMYDKRLAVWKRYYDNPYNFSSPRIIQVGLEFRF; from the coding sequence ATGGCGAGACGATTTATTATTTTAAGCATATTTTTAGTATTTGCTTCAGCGCTTTTTGCTCAAACAACTGGTAAAATAAAAGGTAAAGTTACGGATGCGTCTACCGGGGAAGCGATGCCTTTTGCCAATGTTTATATAGAAGGAACTACAATGGGCGCCGCAACCAATATGGATGGAGAATATGTGATTTTAAATGTTCCGGTAGGGACATATGCGTTGGTTGCCAGCGTAATAGGTTATGCTAATTCAAAAGTAAACGACGTTAAAATTTCCGTGAATATGACAACAACAATTAATTTTAAGCTTTCAACCAGTGTAATAAAAGGGGAAGAAGTGGTTGTCACGGCAAAACGTCCCGTAATTGAAAGGGATATGACTTCTTCCGGCAAACGAATGTCCGGCAAAGAAATTACCCAGACGGCTACAAAAAACTATCAGGAAGTAGTTGCATCTCAAGCAGGCGCATCTGAGACCAAAGGAAGGTCTGCAGGGTTACACATAAGAGGTGGTAGGAGTGATGAGGTTGTTTATATTGTTGACGGTATAAATACGACAGACCCTGTAAATGGGCAGGCGGGAGCAATTGTTGACAACAACGCTATTTCCGAAATGTTGTTAATTTCGGGAGGGTTTGATGCTGAGTATGGGAAAGCGATGTCAGGAGTAGTTAACATAGTTACAAACGAAGGGAGTGTAAAGCCGAGTGGAACATTGAAATATACGACGGATGGAATATTCCCAAGGAGTAAAAATCTCCTTTCTAGTCTTTTGCTTAAGGATACTATGCCGGTAAAAGATACTTTAGGAAAAACTATAACACAAGTAATAAATTCCGACGTTATATTTAATCAGGGAAATAATTTTGGTTATAATGATATAAGTTTTACTTATGGCGGGCCTGTATTTAAAATGAAGAAGTTTAATTTTTTCACTTCTCTTGGATATAACGGTTATAGTCCATCACATTTGCCGCATACCGATAATATGCAGCAAAGAGGAACATTTAAATTGTCATATAAAATAAACAACAAGATGAAAACAACGTTATCAAGTAATTATGGTTATACCGAAGGGCATGGTTATTCGCATTATTTTTCAAGAGGAGCATGGGAAGAAGATGTTGCATTTTATAACAAGGGAAATTCGCAGGTAAACATAAAGTTCAATCATAGCATAAACTCAAAGACCTTTTATAATGTAAATATAGGAAGATTTAACACGTATACAAACAGTGCTTCACAGAGAGAAGTGGCGGATAGTAGTTTTTTGGGTAAGGTATTTGGAAGACACACATGTCGTGATTATCGGGAATTTCGAGAGATAGGAACCGGGCTGCCATGGGTAAGTTTAGCTTATGATAGCGGATGGTATAACCCAAAGACAAAAGAATGGCGAACTGTGGGTGGAATAGAATGGTCAGCAGAAAAAGCATGGAGATGTTATTATGAGAACGTAGCGCATTGGGGACATACGGATGTGGAAACCGGAGAGTGGTTATGGAATGAAGGATTAAAAGCAACGGATATAAGAGATGCGTATGTATCAAGGTATTACCAAAACACTAGTTATGGAGTAGGAAAAGATTCTACGGTATTAACTGAAGATGATAATATAATATATGAAATAGATGATACCACATTTATATACAGCCATAGATTTAACTTAGGTAATTATATAGAGGATGTGCGTAAATATATAGGTGATACTACAGGGACATTTGATGCAGATTCGTTTGAACCAAGTGGAAATTTGTCAATGATGAGATATAATGATGATGAGTGGAATATATTTGGTTATTATTTTGACCCGCGATGGAATTCGAGGAATACGGTTCGATGGGCTGGTAATTTCCAGATGACATCACAGATGAATAAGTATAATGAAGTAAAAGTAGGCGGAGAGTTTGAGAAATATGAATTAAAGTATACGAGTTTGGTATTTATGAATACAAATCCTTTTATAGATTATTATAACAAGAAGCCGATAACGGCAGCGGCATATATGAGTGATAAAATAGAGTATGAAGATATGGTGTTAAAATTAGGAATAAGAGCAGATTATTTTAATCCGGTAGATAGTTTTTATATAAGAATGGATTCACTTCAAGCCGGGAAAGAAGAAGTAAGCGCGAAGTATGATTTTTCGCCAAGATTTGGGATATCTTATGCGGTTAGTGATAAGGCAGTGATGTATGCGAACTACGGACATTTTTTTCAGCCTTTAAATTTTGCGGATATATATCAGAATTTAGATGCGGATATAACAAATGGCTGGCCAACGATAGGGAATCCAAATTTACCGCCGCAAAAAGAAATAATGTATGAAACAGGATTTAAGTATGCAATGACACCGGATTTTGCGGTAGACATAAGTGGATATTTCAAGGACATAAAAACGTTATTGACAACACGATCTATGACAACGGTATTTAAGAAGAAGTTAGCAAGTTATACCGTATATGAGTTGTATGATTTTGCGGTAGTAAAAGGGTTTGAAATAGCTTTTATAAAACGGGCAAGTGAGTATCTAAGCGGTTCTTTATCGTATGGGTATCAGCAGGCAAGGGGAACGGGATCAAGTAAGGGAGAAGCATTTGAGTTATATCAATATAGTGGAAGTGGAGCTCCGCCAAATAGAGAATTCCCATTAGAGTTTGATATCCCGCATACTATAAAGAGTAATCTAAATTTTTATTTACCGGAAGGATTCGGACCAGGGATAATGGGAGTAAAATTATTAAGCGATTTGAATACGAATGTGCAGTTTGGGTATTCAACGGGAGCTCCTTATACGCCGAGCGATGCGAAAGCGGGTACCGGAGAGATAGGAAGCAGAAGGATGCCGGCAGTAGTGACAACGGATATGAGAATGGACAAGGGGTTTTTAGTAGGAGGGAAAAGGTTAAGCATATTTATGACGGTTAATAATTTATTTAATATAAAGAATGTGCTGTACGTATACACATCAAGCGGGAGAGGGGATATACCCGGATTCCCGACAGCGTACGATTCAACTTATTGGGCGGGATTATATAATAATTATTTAAATGAATCGGATGGATATAGGGAATTATTTGGATATACAAGTGCGAAAGATATGTATGATAAACGGTTAGCGGTATGGAAGAGATATTATGATAATCCTTATAATTTCAGCTCGCCAAGAATTATACAGGTAGGGTTGGAGTTTAGATTCTAA
- a CDS encoding biopolymer transporter ExbD gives MKLSKPIAINSEIPTCSMADISFLLIIFFILTTVFITERGIQVALPLAQAAKKLPKKNIAHIWISREGAISIDDKIVKIEYVSSMMERKIATNPDIIVSVLVDKDAEYGFLSDVFERLKEAKALRISLATLKENS, from the coding sequence ATGAAACTATCAAAGCCAATAGCAATAAATTCGGAAATCCCAACTTGTTCAATGGCAGACATTTCGTTTTTGTTGATAATATTTTTTATTCTTACGACGGTATTTATAACTGAACGAGGTATTCAGGTTGCGCTTCCTCTTGCGCAGGCTGCCAAAAAATTGCCAAAGAAAAATATTGCGCATATATGGATTTCCAGAGAGGGGGCAATATCTATAGATGATAAGATAGTAAAAATAGAATATGTAAGTTCTATGATGGAAAGGAAAATAGCAACTAATCCGGACATAATCGTGTCCGTTCTCGTAGATAAAGACGCAGAGTATGGTTTTCTATCGGATGTTTTCGAGAGGCTTAAGGAAGCTAAAGCTTTGCGAATTTCCCTTGCGACATTAAAAGAAAATAGTTGA
- a CDS encoding glycerol-3-phosphate acyltransferase: protein MKLLIFFLIAYLCGSIPFGYIVGKIRGVDLKKTGYKRVGASNVYKSVGFIPAVFVFFADFIKGIIPILIGKWIGLPEVTASMGGIFAIIGHNWPVWLRFKGEGRGVATSCGLVFFLFQGKRCSL from the coding sequence ATGAAACTTTTAATTTTCTTTTTAATTGCTTATTTATGCGGTTCCATTCCGTTTGGATATATAGTAGGAAAAATAAGAGGCGTAGACTTAAAAAAAACGGGTTATAAACGGGTAGGGGCATCGAATGTCTATAAGTCGGTGGGGTTTATACCCGCAGTTTTTGTTTTCTTTGCCGATTTTATTAAGGGAATTATACCTATACTCATAGGCAAATGGATTGGCTTGCCCGAGGTAACAGCTTCAATGGGGGGTATTTTTGCTATTATTGGCCACAACTGGCCTGTATGGTTAAGGTTTAAAGGTGAGGGCAGGGGGGTAGCAACTTCTTGTGGGTTGGTATTTTTTTTATTCCAAGGGAAACGGTGTTCCTTATAA
- a CDS encoding TonB family protein, with the protein MDELKLRVPFNTKISFLITILVVILFCFFVPNTPPKVRKLTADVVTHAVELPQQMQQLKEPPPPPKPQMPVAAQTDAEVEASTIDRTNFDGFEKAPVAPQAETAIPFSAVEVKPVVKYKVNLEYPDLARKAEIEGTVVVDFIIDTLGNVENIKVIKSVHELLDAAAVKTVRQWKFTVARQRDKAVRVEMQQPVRFSLNQ; encoded by the coding sequence ATGGATGAACTGAAATTAAGAGTTCCGTTCAATACAAAAATATCGTTTCTCATAACTATTTTAGTTGTTATTTTGTTTTGCTTTTTTGTGCCAAACACCCCACCTAAAGTGCGGAAACTTACCGCAGATGTTGTTACTCACGCGGTTGAATTGCCACAACAGATGCAGCAATTAAAAGAACCGCCACCACCACCAAAACCTCAAATGCCGGTAGCAGCGCAAACGGATGCAGAAGTAGAAGCAAGCACAATAGATCGAACGAATTTTGATGGGTTTGAAAAAGCCCCTGTGGCGCCTCAGGCAGAAACGGCAATTCCCTTTAGTGCCGTAGAGGTAAAACCTGTAGTGAAATATAAAGTAAATCTTGAATATCCGGATCTTGCAAGGAAAGCGGAAATAGAAGGGACTGTAGTTGTGGATTTTATAATTGATACACTGGGTAATGTTGAAAATATTAAGGTGATAAAAAGTGTTCATGAATTATTAGATGCTGCCGCAGTAAAAACAGTAAGACAATGGAAATTTACCGTAGCAAGACAAAGAGATAAGGCGGTTAGAGTTGAGATGCAACAACCTGTTAGGTTTTCCCTTAATCAATAA